In one window of Gossypium hirsutum isolate 1008001.06 chromosome A01, Gossypium_hirsutum_v2.1, whole genome shotgun sequence DNA:
- the LOC107925429 gene encoding DUF21 domain-containing protein At2g14520 → MAVEVRCCGTDFIIHILIILLLVLFAGMMSGLTLGLMSLSLVDLEVLAKSGTPTHRKHAAKILPVVKNQHLLLCTLLLCNAAAMEALPIFLDGLVTAWGAILISVTLILVFGEIIPQAVCSRYGLAIGATVAPIVQVLVWICFPVAYPISKLLDFLLGHRHVALFRRAELKTLVNLHGNEAGKGGELTHDETTIIAGALELTEKTAKDAMTPISETFAIDINAKFDRELMSLVLEKGHSRVPVYYEQPTNIIGVILVKNLLTIHPEDEVPVKRVTIRRIPRIQEALPLYDILNEFQKGHSHMAVIVRRCDKTEQSPSTNSAKGPLPEVKVDIDGEKHPRESALRRKHSFKKWKSLPVTSNSFKSGSRSRKWTKGLNSDILHLNGNPLPTHSEEEAVGIITMEDVIEELLQEEIFDETDHHYED, encoded by the exons ATGGCGGTGGAGGTAAGATGTTGCGGAACCGATTTCATTATTCACATACTCATAATACTATTGTTGGTGTTGTTCGCTGGGATGATGTCCGGCCTTACTTTAGGCCTTATGTCCTTGAGTCTTGTTGATCTTGAGGTTCTTGCCAAGTCTGGTACTCCCACTCATCGTAAACATGCCG CAAAGATATTGCCGGTTGTCAAAAACCAGCATTTGTTGCTTTGTACGCTACTTCTATGCAATGCCGCTGCAATGGAg GCACTTCCCATTTTCCTTGATGGTCTGGTCACAGCATGGGGTGCTATCCTAATTTCGGTTACCTTGATTCTTGTGTTTGGTGAG ATAATACCACAAGCTGTTTGTTCTCGATACGGTTTGGCAATTGGTGCAACAGTGGCTCCTATTGTTCAAGTTCTTGTTTGGATCTGTTTTCCTGTTGCCTACCCAATAAGCAAG CTGTTGGACTTTCTTCTAGGCCATAGACATGTTGCACTTTTCCGGAGAGCTGAGTTGAAAACACTAGTAAATTTGCATGGCAATGAG GCCGGAAAAGGTGGAGAACTGACGCATGATGAGACAACAATTATTGCTGGAGCACTTGAGCTTACTGAGAAAACTGCTAAAGATGCCATGACGCCCATATCTGAAACATTTGCAATTGATATTAATGCCAAGTTCGACAG GGAATTAATGAGTTTAGTTTTGGAGAAAGGGCATAGCAGAGTACCAGTTTATTATGAGCAGCCTACAAACATTATTGGAGTCATTTTG GTCAAGAATTTATTGACAATCCACCCTGAAGATGAAGTGCCTGTGAAAAGGGTTACTATACGAAGGATTCCAAG GATTCAAGAGGCGTTGCCATTATATGATATATTAAATGAATTTCAAAAGGGTCATAGCCACATGGCCGTTATTGTAAGACGATGTGACAAGACAGAGCAGTCGCCATCTACTAACTCTGCCAAGG GTCCCTTGCCGGAAGTGAAAGTCGACATTGATGGCGAGAAACATCCTCGAGAGAGTGCTTTAAGACGAAAGCATTCATTTAAGAAATGGAAGAGCCTTCCCGTCACTAGTAATTCTTTTAAAAGTGGTTCTCGGAGCAGGAAGTGGACAAAAGGTTTGAATTCAGACATCCTACATCTAAATGGCAATCCACTCCCAACACACTCTGAAGAAGAGGCTGTTGGCATAATAACAATGGAAGATGTCATTGAAGAGCTTTTACAG GAAGAGATCTTTGACGAGACAGATCATCATTACGAGGACTGA